One genomic segment of Micromonospora sp. WMMC415 includes these proteins:
- a CDS encoding ABC transporter ATP-binding protein, producing MSGYAIEAAGLRRTYRSRTGWLRPQRREVEAVRGVDLTVGNGELFGLLGPNGAGKTTTIKLLNTLLIPTAGTARICGYDVVRQTREVRRRIGYVFGGDRGLYDRLSARDNLRYFAELYGVPGREQKRRIAELLDLVRLTGRENERVEGYSRGMRQRLHIARGLLHRPRVLFLDEPSIGVDPVAARELRQTVADLAATGTTVLLTTHYMAEADELCGRIAVIAGGRIQALGTPAELRHHADGRQVLEVEAYGVTDDRLATIHALPGVREASLEVVGAAQVLAVQSDAGVDVQADVLRALSGVRLGRVTARQPTLEDAYVSIVNRADGHRAAEAVPA from the coding sequence GTGAGCGGGTACGCGATCGAGGCGGCCGGGCTGCGGCGCACCTACCGCAGCCGTACCGGATGGCTACGACCCCAGCGCCGGGAGGTGGAGGCGGTCCGCGGCGTCGACCTGACGGTCGGCAACGGGGAGCTGTTCGGCCTGCTCGGCCCGAACGGCGCCGGGAAGACGACGACCATCAAGCTGCTGAACACGCTGCTCATCCCGACCGCCGGCACCGCCCGGATCTGCGGCTACGACGTGGTCCGGCAGACCCGGGAGGTACGCCGGCGGATCGGGTACGTCTTCGGTGGCGACCGCGGCCTGTACGACCGGCTCTCCGCGCGGGACAACCTGCGCTACTTCGCGGAGCTGTACGGCGTGCCGGGCCGGGAGCAGAAGCGGCGCATCGCCGAACTGCTGGACCTGGTCCGGCTGACCGGCCGGGAGAACGAGCGGGTCGAGGGCTACTCCCGGGGCATGCGGCAGCGGCTGCACATCGCCCGGGGGTTGCTGCACCGCCCGCGGGTGCTCTTCCTCGACGAGCCCTCGATCGGCGTGGACCCGGTGGCCGCCCGGGAGCTGCGGCAGACCGTCGCCGACCTGGCCGCCACCGGCACCACGGTCCTGCTGACCACGCACTACATGGCCGAGGCGGACGAGCTGTGCGGCCGGATCGCGGTGATCGCCGGCGGCCGTATCCAGGCGCTCGGCACCCCGGCGGAGCTGCGGCACCACGCCGACGGCCGGCAGGTGCTGGAGGTCGAGGCGTACGGGGTGACCGACGACCGGCTGGCCACGATCCACGCCCTGCCCGGGGTACGGGAGGCGAGCCTGGAGGTGGTCGGGGCCGCCCAGGTGCTCGCCGTGCAGTCCGACGCGGGGGTGGACGTGCAGGCCGACGTGCTACGGGCGCTGTCCGGCGTCCGGCTGGGCCGGGTCACCGCGCGGCAGCCGACGCTGGAGGACGCGTACGTCTCGATCGTCAACCGGGCGGACGGGCACCGCGCGGCCGAGGCGGTGCCGGCGTGA
- the ileS gene encoding isoleucine--tRNA ligase, translated as MAYPLHDPTAAGVPASPDLPAVERRVLEHWTADKTFEASVEAREAGRNGENEYVFYDGPPFANGLPHYGHLFTGYVKDVVPRYQTMRGRRVERRFGWDCHGLPAEVVAEKQLGITSKAEILDLGVARFNEACRTSVLEFTQDWERYVTRQARWVDFANDYKTLDLDYMESVMWAFKTLHDKGLVYEGFRVLAYCWRCETPLSNTETRMDDVYRDRHDPTLSVWFALTPDESAPEPVRGPVKLGVWTTTPWTLPSNLALAVGPDIEYAVLQRDGERYVVGAARLGAYAKELEGYEQVGTVYGRDLVGRRYTPLFDFLVEQAGENAYQVLGAEFVTTEDGTGIVHLAPAFGEDDQNVCNAAGIPTIVTVDDHTRFTALVPPYQGEQVFDVNKPVIRELKERGVVLKQDTYTHAYPHCWRCDTPLVYKAVSSWFVAVTTFKDRMVELNQQINWTPGHIKDGSFGKWLANARDWSISRNRFWGSPIPVWKSDDPTYPRVDVYGSLAEIERDFGVRLTDLHRPAVDELVRPNPDDPTGKSTMRRVPEVLDCWFESGSMPFAQVHYPFENAEWFEHHYPGDFIVEYIGQTRGWFYTMHVLATALFDRPAFRNCLSHGILLGSDGRKMSKSLRNYPDVYHVFDSYGSDAMRWMLMSSPVLRGGDMAVTETLIRDAVRQVLLPLWNVWYFFSLYANADGHTARRRTDSTHVLDRYVLAKTNELVSTVQAQMEAYDISGACATVRSYLDALTNWYVRRSRDRFWSGDADAFDTLWTVLETLCRVVAPLAPLTAEEIWRGLTGERSVHLTDWPSADGFPADHELVSAMDNVRAVASAALSLRKAKGLRVRLPLSTLTVASPAADQLRPFADLVADEVNVKEVVFTGEVQAYCQQVLTVVPRALGPRVGKAVQQVIKAVKAGEWDLVDGAPVAAGVTLAEGEYELRLVAADAEHSAPLPGGEGVVVLDTEVTPELAAEGLARDVVRVVQQARRDADLDVSDRIVVALAASEEVRAAVSAYLDFVRREVLAESVDFAEGIDGFTGEVGDGEQVTVTVRRV; from the coding sequence ATGGCCTATCCGTTGCACGACCCGACCGCGGCCGGCGTCCCCGCGAGCCCGGACCTGCCCGCCGTCGAGCGCCGGGTCCTGGAGCACTGGACGGCCGACAAGACCTTCGAGGCCTCCGTCGAGGCGCGCGAGGCCGGCCGGAACGGCGAGAACGAGTACGTCTTCTACGACGGCCCGCCGTTCGCGAACGGCCTGCCGCACTACGGCCACCTCTTCACCGGCTACGTCAAGGACGTGGTCCCGCGCTACCAGACGATGCGCGGCCGGCGGGTGGAGCGGCGCTTCGGCTGGGACTGCCACGGCCTGCCGGCCGAGGTGGTCGCCGAGAAGCAGCTCGGCATCACCTCCAAGGCGGAGATCCTCGACCTGGGCGTGGCCCGGTTCAACGAGGCCTGCCGCACGTCGGTGCTCGAGTTCACCCAGGACTGGGAGCGGTACGTCACGCGCCAGGCCCGCTGGGTCGACTTCGCCAACGACTACAAGACGCTCGACCTGGACTACATGGAGAGCGTCATGTGGGCCTTCAAGACCCTGCACGACAAGGGTCTGGTGTACGAGGGCTTCCGGGTGCTCGCGTACTGCTGGCGCTGCGAGACGCCGCTGTCGAACACCGAGACCCGGATGGACGACGTCTACCGGGACCGGCACGACCCGACGCTGTCGGTGTGGTTCGCGCTGACCCCGGACGAGAGCGCGCCGGAGCCGGTGCGCGGGCCGGTGAAGCTCGGCGTCTGGACCACCACGCCGTGGACCCTGCCGTCCAACCTGGCGCTCGCCGTCGGCCCGGACATCGAGTACGCGGTGCTGCAGCGGGACGGCGAGCGGTACGTCGTCGGCGCGGCCCGGCTCGGCGCGTACGCGAAGGAGCTGGAGGGGTACGAGCAGGTCGGTACGGTGTACGGCCGGGACCTGGTCGGCCGCCGGTACACGCCGCTGTTCGACTTCCTCGTCGAGCAGGCGGGGGAGAACGCCTACCAGGTGCTCGGCGCGGAGTTCGTCACCACCGAGGACGGCACCGGGATCGTGCACCTGGCCCCGGCGTTCGGCGAGGACGACCAGAACGTCTGCAACGCCGCCGGCATCCCCACGATCGTCACCGTGGACGACCACACCCGGTTCACCGCGCTGGTCCCGCCGTACCAGGGCGAGCAGGTCTTCGACGTCAACAAGCCGGTGATCCGGGAGCTGAAGGAGCGGGGGGTGGTGCTCAAGCAGGACACCTACACCCACGCGTACCCGCACTGCTGGCGCTGCGACACCCCGCTGGTCTACAAGGCGGTGTCGTCCTGGTTCGTGGCGGTGACCACGTTCAAGGACCGGATGGTCGAGCTGAACCAGCAGATCAACTGGACGCCCGGCCACATCAAGGACGGCTCGTTCGGCAAGTGGCTGGCCAACGCCCGCGACTGGTCGATCAGCCGGAACCGGTTCTGGGGTTCGCCGATCCCGGTGTGGAAGTCCGACGACCCCACCTACCCCCGCGTCGACGTGTACGGCTCGCTCGCCGAGATCGAGCGGGACTTCGGCGTACGCCTGACCGACCTGCACCGGCCGGCGGTGGACGAGCTGGTCCGCCCCAACCCGGACGACCCGACGGGAAAGTCGACGATGCGCCGGGTGCCGGAGGTGCTGGACTGCTGGTTCGAGTCCGGCTCGATGCCGTTCGCCCAGGTGCACTACCCGTTCGAGAACGCCGAGTGGTTCGAGCATCACTACCCGGGCGACTTCATCGTCGAGTACATCGGGCAGACCCGGGGCTGGTTCTACACCATGCACGTGCTGGCCACCGCCCTGTTCGACCGGCCGGCGTTCCGCAACTGCCTGAGCCACGGCATCCTGCTCGGCTCGGACGGGCGCAAGATGTCCAAGAGCCTGCGCAACTACCCGGACGTCTACCACGTGTTCGACTCGTACGGGTCGGACGCGATGCGCTGGATGCTGATGTCCTCGCCGGTGCTGCGCGGCGGCGACATGGCGGTGACCGAGACGCTCATCCGGGACGCCGTGCGGCAGGTGCTGCTGCCGCTCTGGAACGTCTGGTACTTCTTCTCGCTCTACGCCAACGCGGACGGCCACACCGCTCGCCGCCGGACGGACTCGACGCATGTGCTCGACCGGTACGTGCTGGCGAAGACCAACGAGCTGGTGTCGACGGTGCAGGCGCAGATGGAGGCGTACGACATCTCCGGCGCCTGCGCCACCGTCCGGTCCTACCTGGACGCGCTGACCAACTGGTACGTGCGCCGCTCCCGGGACCGGTTCTGGTCCGGCGACGCCGACGCGTTCGACACCCTGTGGACGGTCCTGGAGACGCTCTGCCGGGTGGTCGCTCCGCTGGCACCGCTGACCGCCGAGGAGATCTGGCGTGGCCTGACCGGCGAGCGCTCGGTGCACCTGACCGACTGGCCGTCGGCGGACGGGTTCCCCGCCGACCACGAGCTGGTGTCCGCGATGGACAACGTGCGGGCGGTCGCCTCGGCGGCGCTGTCGCTGCGCAAGGCCAAGGGCCTGCGGGTGCGGCTGCCGCTGTCGACGCTGACCGTGGCCTCGCCGGCCGCCGACCAGCTGCGCCCCTTCGCGGATCTGGTGGCCGACGAGGTCAACGTCAAGGAGGTCGTGTTCACCGGCGAGGTGCAGGCCTACTGCCAGCAGGTGCTGACCGTGGTGCCCCGGGCGCTGGGCCCGCGGGTCGGCAAGGCGGTCCAGCAGGTGATCAAGGCGGTCAAGGCCGGGGAGTGGGACCTGGTCGACGGTGCTCCGGTCGCCGCCGGGGTGACCCTCGCCGAGGGCGAGTACGAGCTGCGCCTCGTCGCCGCCGACGCCGAGCACTCCGCCCCGCTGCCCGGCGGCGAGGGGGTGGTCGTGCTGGACACGGAGGTCACGCCCGAGCTCGCCGCCGAGGGCCTGGCCCGGGACGTGGTCCGGGTGGTGCAGCAGGCCCGCCGCGACGCCGACCTCGACGTGTCGGACCGCATCGTGGTCGCGCTCGCCGCCTCCGAGGAGGTGCGGGCGGCGGTGTCCGCGTACCTCGACTTCGTGCGGCGGGAGGTGCTGGCCGAGTCGGTCGACTTCGCCGAGGGCATCGACGGCTTCACCGGCGAGGTCGGCGACGGCGAGCAGGTGACGGTGACCGTCCGCCGGGTATGA
- a CDS encoding ArsR family transcriptional regulator — translation MIRIELDEPTLARTRIATSPLWEVLTSLYLLHRNPGEPPWPYTGWARHARRVLAEVPAAAPARLLVTPGGMAPDFLTPIPPSPAPTLAEELAVLRATPRELIAEQIRLHHGDDETPGWLRPFVTDRQAALDRLADGIQAYWDAAIAPWWPAMRAALDEEVLNRARALAADGPDALLADLHERVRWERPVLTLVKPLEHSFRATNQRLLLIPLVFSRGALSCSTDHPEIVAVSYQARGAALLAEGGPAPAVAGVADTDRLAVLVGRGRAAVLRALTRPATTAGLAATLGLAPSTVSEHLAALLAAGVVHRRRVGRRVLYGLEPAGRALVTLIGADPATASA, via the coding sequence GTGATCCGGATCGAGCTCGACGAGCCCACCCTCGCCCGCACCCGGATCGCCACCAGTCCGCTCTGGGAGGTGCTGACGAGCCTCTACCTGCTGCACCGGAATCCGGGCGAACCGCCGTGGCCGTACACCGGTTGGGCCCGGCACGCCCGGCGGGTGCTCGCCGAGGTCCCGGCCGCCGCGCCGGCCCGGCTGCTGGTCACCCCGGGCGGCATGGCACCGGACTTTCTGACCCCGATCCCGCCGTCGCCGGCGCCGACCCTGGCCGAGGAACTGGCCGTCCTCCGCGCCACGCCGCGCGAGCTGATCGCCGAGCAGATTCGCCTGCACCACGGCGACGACGAGACGCCGGGTTGGCTCCGCCCGTTCGTGACCGACCGGCAGGCCGCCCTGGACCGGCTGGCCGACGGTATCCAGGCGTACTGGGACGCGGCGATCGCGCCGTGGTGGCCGGCGATGCGGGCGGCCCTGGACGAGGAGGTGCTGAACCGGGCGCGGGCCCTCGCCGCGGACGGCCCGGACGCGCTCCTGGCCGACCTGCACGAGCGGGTGCGCTGGGAACGGCCGGTGCTCACCCTGGTCAAGCCCCTCGAGCACAGCTTCCGGGCGACGAACCAGCGGCTGCTGCTGATCCCGCTCGTCTTCTCCCGGGGCGCGCTATCCTGCTCCACCGACCACCCGGAGATCGTCGCCGTCTCCTACCAGGCGCGCGGGGCGGCCCTGCTCGCCGAGGGCGGTCCCGCCCCGGCGGTGGCCGGCGTCGCCGACACCGACCGGCTGGCCGTGCTGGTCGGCCGGGGCCGGGCCGCCGTGCTGCGGGCGCTGACCCGGCCGGCCACCACCGCCGGGCTCGCCGCCACCCTCGGGCTCGCCCCGAGCACCGTCTCCGAGCACCTCGCCGCGCTGCTCGCCGCCGGCGTGGTGCACCGCCGCCGGGTGGGCCGGCGCGTCCTGTACGGCCTGGAACCGGCCGGGCGGGCGCTCGTCACGCTGATCGGCGCCGACCCGGCGACCGCCTCCGCGTGA
- a CDS encoding ABC transporter permease, with product MTDLFRLVGTGGVIAYRALFNWTTPPMFVGTLLVGPLFQLLFFAYLGRQLGVADDRFYIVGNAVLAASLAGVFGGTMAVSNERRFGTLGHVLLSPRSRTAVFLGRVLPYAGNGLLIAVTTLTAAALLLGLRIPASALPALLLTLAVAALSCGFFGLTLGAVGLRFRDVWLVSNVSVALLLLLTGVNVPAADLPVGMRVAGQLLPITHAAEAARRLSAGDGLSAAAGPLAAEAAVGLGYALLAAALLKLFEAESRRHASLDTL from the coding sequence ATGACCGACCTGTTCCGCCTGGTGGGCACCGGTGGCGTGATCGCCTACCGGGCGCTGTTCAACTGGACCACCCCGCCGATGTTCGTCGGCACCCTGCTCGTCGGGCCGCTGTTCCAGCTGCTCTTCTTCGCGTACCTGGGCCGGCAGCTCGGGGTCGCCGACGACCGCTTCTACATCGTCGGGAACGCGGTGCTCGCCGCCTCGCTGGCGGGTGTGTTCGGCGGCACGATGGCGGTGTCGAACGAGCGGCGCTTCGGCACCCTGGGGCACGTGCTGCTGTCGCCGCGCAGCCGCACCGCCGTCTTCCTCGGCCGGGTCCTGCCGTACGCCGGAAACGGCCTGCTCATCGCGGTGACCACGCTGACCGCGGCGGCGCTCCTGCTCGGCCTTCGGATACCCGCGTCGGCGCTGCCGGCCCTGCTGCTCACCCTCGCCGTGGCGGCCCTGTCCTGCGGCTTCTTCGGGCTGACCCTGGGCGCGGTGGGCCTGCGGTTCCGTGACGTGTGGCTGGTCTCCAACGTGTCGGTGGCCCTGCTGCTCCTGCTCACCGGCGTGAACGTGCCGGCCGCCGACCTGCCGGTCGGCATGCGGGTGGCCGGCCAGCTCCTCCCGATCACCCACGCGGCCGAGGCGGCCCGCCGCCTGTCCGCCGGCGACGGCCTGTCCGCCGCGGCGGGCCCGCTCGCGGCCGAGGCAGCGGTGGGCCTCGGGTACGCGCTCCTGGCCGCCGCCCTCCTCAAACTCTTCGAAGCCGAATCCCGCCGCCACGCCTCCCTGGACACCCTGTAA
- a CDS encoding ABC transporter permease, protein MRTLRMIAVGALLHAKQLSRSPFEVATALIVPVVQATLAVYLFRAGGEPGRLLEAAVGAGLMGVWSSVLFGSGGAIQNQRWQGTLEMIMLAPRPPALVILPITLATALTGTYAMVATLLWGRLLYGIPLDFADPVAFAVAVPGCIVGLGMFGLLLASTFVLLRNANALTNTLEYPIWLVSGMLVPITVLPGWTGPVAAVLPTTWGARAVREAATGSGPVWPSLGVCLAISLGCLAVGALMMTYVERRARAAATLALA, encoded by the coding sequence GTGAGGACCCTGCGGATGATCGCGGTCGGCGCGCTGCTGCACGCCAAGCAGCTCAGCCGGTCGCCGTTCGAGGTCGCCACCGCGCTGATCGTCCCGGTCGTCCAGGCGACCCTGGCGGTCTACCTGTTCCGGGCCGGCGGCGAGCCGGGCCGGCTGCTGGAGGCGGCCGTCGGCGCGGGTCTGATGGGCGTCTGGTCGTCGGTGCTGTTCGGCTCCGGCGGCGCGATCCAGAACCAGCGCTGGCAGGGCACCCTGGAAATGATCATGTTGGCGCCGCGGCCGCCCGCGCTGGTCATCCTGCCGATCACCCTGGCCACGGCGCTCACCGGCACGTACGCGATGGTCGCCACCCTGCTGTGGGGGCGGCTGCTCTACGGCATCCCGTTGGATTTCGCCGACCCGGTCGCGTTCGCCGTCGCGGTGCCCGGCTGCATCGTCGGGCTGGGCATGTTCGGCCTGCTGCTCGCGTCGACGTTCGTGCTGCTGCGCAACGCCAACGCACTGACCAACACGCTGGAGTACCCGATCTGGCTGGTCTCCGGGATGCTCGTGCCGATCACGGTGCTGCCCGGGTGGACCGGCCCGGTCGCCGCGGTGCTGCCCACCACGTGGGGCGCCCGGGCGGTCCGCGAGGCCGCCACCGGCAGCGGTCCGGTCTGGCCGTCGCTCGGCGTCTGCCTGGCGATCAGCCTCGGTTGCCTGGCGGTCGGCGCGCTGATGATGACGTACGTCGAGCGGCGGGCACGGGCCGCCGCCACGCTGGCGCTCGCCTGA
- a CDS encoding 1-acyl-sn-glycerol-3-phosphate acyltransferase, translating to MPLLYTIGKLTVAPALRLAFRPTVEGLEHVPETGGAIFAGNHLSVADELFLGAVVPRHLAFWAKSEYFKGTGVKGRFSKFVLTGLGAIPVERAGGRAALSAFDAAIPALRAGELVVVYPEGTRSPDGRLYRGRTGAVRLAVSAGVPIIPVGMIGTEKVQPIGARVPRPFTGKITVKFGKPLDFTGRSDDRTSLRAMTDEVMSEIQKLTGQEYVPRYAPPRAHPPIAGEPGAV from the coding sequence GTGCCGCTGCTCTACACCATCGGCAAGCTCACCGTGGCGCCCGCGCTGCGGCTGGCCTTCCGGCCGACCGTGGAGGGGTTGGAGCACGTGCCGGAGACCGGTGGCGCGATCTTCGCCGGCAACCATCTCTCGGTCGCCGACGAGCTGTTCCTCGGCGCCGTCGTCCCCCGGCACCTCGCGTTCTGGGCGAAGTCGGAGTACTTCAAGGGCACGGGTGTGAAGGGCCGGTTCTCGAAGTTCGTGCTCACCGGCCTGGGCGCGATCCCGGTCGAGCGGGCCGGCGGGCGGGCGGCCCTGTCCGCGTTCGACGCGGCCATCCCCGCGCTCAGAGCCGGTGAGCTGGTCGTCGTCTACCCGGAGGGCACCCGGTCCCCGGACGGGCGGCTCTACCGGGGGCGCACCGGCGCGGTCCGGCTGGCGGTGTCCGCCGGGGTGCCGATCATCCCGGTCGGCATGATCGGCACCGAGAAGGTCCAGCCGATCGGCGCCCGGGTGCCGCGGCCGTTCACCGGCAAGATCACCGTCAAGTTCGGCAAGCCGCTGGACTTCACCGGTCGCTCGGACGACCGGACCTCGCTGCGGGCGATGACCGACGAGGTGATGAGCGAGATCCAGAAGCTGACCGGCCAGGAGTACGTCCCCCGCTACGCCCCGCCGCGCGCGCACCCGCCCATCGCCGGCGAGCCCGGCGCGGTCTGA
- a CDS encoding VOC family protein gives MANGGNRPIAPVRKLVGAVLGTVATFVVLFGLGMTSWAIVALGVALLVLAIALATVRAGGRTWVIGEGHVHSVSEPPTQYAFGRCELQLVIDAPGLPPRSKKIIDPRVPVAKWPAPGQTLPIRVALDDQRHVRVLWDEVPTHAETAAVIADLPPEYADTEPVEEVLIRQEAPPWADRTPEDDFRDPYGDPYASPPVDPVAPPAERETVVVHQVPGGPKVVEGTLVEPPSSDLPRRAATPTPRPPADEAFDPPGGTRFDPPADRYEPVGDAPRTGEPYSPPADAPEPPPARGFRVPSPADPLDPLDLPLDDPPAPRADEAVPPNGLDEAIFGEAAGDPPIAGVGLTLLVTDLSRSLAFYRDLGFTEVDRGSGNAVLASGSTRLVLREVTEAAPVSRRLVHVNLEVDDIEAAYARLRESGVRFTYAPRVVNRGTKLEVWAAAFRDPDGHGIALTQWRERADA, from the coding sequence GTGGCGAATGGCGGGAACCGGCCCATCGCGCCGGTCCGCAAGCTGGTCGGCGCGGTGCTGGGCACGGTGGCCACCTTCGTGGTCCTGTTCGGCCTGGGCATGACCAGTTGGGCGATCGTGGCGCTCGGTGTCGCGCTGCTGGTGCTGGCGATCGCGCTGGCCACGGTCCGTGCCGGGGGGCGCACCTGGGTCATCGGCGAGGGGCATGTGCACAGCGTCTCCGAGCCGCCCACCCAGTACGCCTTCGGCCGGTGCGAGCTGCAACTCGTCATCGACGCGCCGGGCCTGCCGCCGAGATCCAAGAAGATCATCGACCCGCGGGTGCCGGTCGCGAAGTGGCCCGCGCCGGGCCAGACCCTCCCGATCCGCGTCGCCCTCGACGACCAGCGGCACGTCCGGGTCCTCTGGGACGAGGTGCCGACGCACGCCGAGACGGCCGCCGTCATCGCCGACCTGCCCCCCGAGTACGCGGACACCGAGCCGGTGGAGGAGGTGCTGATCCGTCAGGAGGCGCCGCCGTGGGCCGACCGGACGCCGGAGGACGACTTCCGCGACCCGTACGGCGACCCGTACGCGAGCCCCCCGGTTGACCCCGTCGCGCCACCCGCCGAGCGGGAGACCGTGGTCGTGCACCAGGTCCCGGGCGGACCGAAGGTGGTGGAGGGGACGCTCGTCGAGCCGCCCTCCAGCGACCTGCCCCGGCGGGCGGCCACCCCGACCCCCCGTCCCCCCGCCGACGAGGCGTTCGACCCGCCCGGCGGGACGCGGTTCGACCCGCCGGCCGACCGGTACGAACCGGTGGGCGACGCGCCCCGCACCGGCGAGCCGTACTCGCCGCCGGCCGACGCGCCGGAGCCACCTCCCGCCCGCGGTTTCCGGGTGCCCTCCCCGGCGGACCCGCTGGACCCGCTGGACCTGCCGCTGGACGACCCGCCCGCACCGCGCGCCGACGAGGCGGTGCCGCCAAACGGCCTCGACGAGGCGATCTTCGGCGAGGCGGCCGGCGACCCGCCGATCGCCGGGGTGGGGCTCACGCTGCTGGTCACCGACCTGTCGCGGTCCCTCGCCTTCTACCGGGACCTCGGCTTCACCGAGGTCGACCGGGGTTCGGGCAACGCGGTGCTCGCCTCCGGGTCGACCCGGCTGGTGCTGCGTGAGGTCACCGAGGCCGCTCCGGTCAGCCGCCGGCTGGTGCACGTCAACCTCGAGGTGGACGACATCGAGGCGGCGTACGCGCGGCTGCGCGAGTCGGGGGTCCGCTTCACGTACGCGCCCCGGGTGGTCAACCGGGGCACGAAGCTGGAGGTCTGGGCGGCCGCCTTCCGCGACCCGGACGGCCACGGCATCGCCCTGACCCAGTGGCGGGAACGCGCCGACGCCTGA
- the ndk gene encoding nucleoside-diphosphate kinase, protein MSSSSPDERTLVLIKPDAVRRGLVGEIISRFERKGLRIDAMETRTMDGDFADQHYAEHVDKPFYPPLKAFMTGGPLVALVLSGDQVIEVVRGMLGSTDGRKAAAGTIRGDLSLSNRENLVHASDSVDSAKREIALWFPELG, encoded by the coding sequence GTGTCCAGCAGCAGCCCGGACGAACGCACGCTCGTACTGATCAAGCCCGACGCGGTCCGCCGCGGGCTGGTCGGTGAGATCATCTCCCGGTTCGAGCGCAAGGGGCTGCGGATCGACGCGATGGAGACCCGGACGATGGACGGCGACTTCGCCGACCAGCACTACGCCGAGCACGTCGACAAGCCGTTCTACCCGCCGCTGAAGGCGTTCATGACCGGCGGTCCGCTGGTCGCGCTGGTGCTCTCCGGCGACCAGGTCATCGAGGTCGTCCGCGGGATGCTCGGCAGCACCGACGGCCGCAAGGCCGCCGCCGGCACCATCCGGGGTGACCTGTCGCTGTCCAACCGGGAGAACCTGGTGCACGCGTCCGACTCCGTGGACAGCGCGAAGCGCGAGATCGCGCTCTGGTTCCCCGAGCTGGGCTGA
- a CDS encoding carboxymuconolactone decarboxylase family protein — translation MQRMNTAEVAPEAYQAVLGLEKYVRANVEHTVLELVKLRASMLNGCAFCVDMHSRDALSSGESSRRLFAVATWREAPFFDERERTALALTDAVTKLGEHGVPDDVWDAAAKVWSEKELADLVMAIATINVWNRIAVTTRAQPPAEV, via the coding sequence ATGCAGCGGATGAACACGGCCGAGGTGGCGCCGGAGGCGTACCAGGCGGTGCTGGGGCTGGAGAAGTACGTCCGGGCGAACGTCGAGCACACCGTGCTGGAGCTGGTGAAGCTGCGGGCGTCGATGCTGAACGGCTGCGCGTTCTGCGTCGACATGCACAGCCGGGACGCCCTCTCGTCGGGCGAGTCGAGCCGGCGGCTGTTCGCCGTCGCCACCTGGCGCGAGGCGCCGTTCTTCGACGAGCGGGAGCGCACCGCGCTGGCGCTCACCGACGCCGTCACGAAGCTCGGCGAGCACGGGGTCCCCGACGACGTGTGGGACGCGGCGGCCAAGGTGTGGTCCGAGAAGGAGCTCGCGGACCTGGTGATGGCGATCGCGACGATCAACGTGTGGAACCGGATCGCGGTCACCACCCGGGCGCAGCCGCCCGCGGAGGTCTGA